A stretch of the Comamonas testosteroni TK102 genome encodes the following:
- a CDS encoding TOBE domain-containing protein, with product MSIQAINVRNQFKGKVKEIIRGDVVSEVDVETPWGIVTSVITTRSVNDLGLAVGSEVVALVKSTEVSIAKL from the coding sequence ATGTCCATTCAAGCCATCAACGTGCGCAATCAGTTCAAGGGCAAGGTCAAGGAAATCATCCGCGGTGATGTGGTTTCGGAAGTGGATGTGGAGACGCCTTGGGGCATCGTCACTTCCGTGATCACCACGCGTTCGGTCAATGATCTGGGTCTGGCCGTGGGCTCCGAGGTCGTGGCCCTGGTCAAGTCCACCGAGGTGTCCATCGCCAAGCTGTAA